The genomic region GTCGACGTGTCCCTCCAGGTTGGACAGTCGCAGCTTCAGGGCGGTCAACGGGTTGCGCAGCTGGTGCGAGGCGTCGGCGATGAACGCGCGTTGGGCGGCAAGCACATCGCTGACGTTCGCGGCCATCTGGTCGAACGAGCGGCTGAGCTGGCGCAGCTCCGGCGGCCCGCTCTCGGCGCCCACCGGCGGCACCGGGCGGCCAGCGACCACGGCTGCGAGCAGCTTGCCGGTGGCGTCGTCCAGTGCCTGCACCGGCCGCAGCGTCCAGCGCACCACCGGCAGCGCGAGCAGCACCGCGAGCGCCAGCACCAGCAGGCTCGCCGCCAGCAGCAGCCCCCACCAGGCGAGGATCTCGAAGCGGGTCTTCGACGTCGGCGAGAACGTGATCACCGCGCCACGCACCTCGCCGTCGACCAGCACCGGCTCGGCCAGGACCACCTGGGTGTCGCTCCACGGCGTGAACAACGGCGGCGCGACCGGCAGCCGCCCGGCCAGCGCCTTGCCGATCAGCTCCTGCACCGCCGGGTCACCCAGCGCGAGGTTCGTCCGCGAAGCCACCAACGGCACCGTCGGCGCGTCACGGCCGACGACCGCGACCCCGATGCCGTAGATCTCGTCGTAGCGCTGCAGCTCGGGCAGCATCAGGTGCGGACGGTCGTCGATCAGCGGCCCCTGCGCCAAAGACGCGAACCGGCTCGTGTCGGTCAGCCGGTCGAGGAACATCTCCTGTTGCTCGCCCGCCGCGACCCCTCGTCCCAGCGGCACGCCAAGACCTACGAGCACCAACACGATCAGGGCGAGCACCACGCCCAGCAGTCGAGACCTCACGGGCAGTCACCCAACCGGTACAGGGCATGCCGGCGAAAGCCGCGGTGCCCCGGATCACCCGAACTCACGACACCTGACCCAGCCGGTACCCGACCCCGCGCACGGTCTCGAGCAGCGCGGGCCGGCCCAGCTTGGTGCGCAACGTCGCGACGTGCACGTCCAACGTCCTGTTTGCACCGGACCAGGTCCGCCCCCACACCTCGGCGAGGATCCGCTCCCGCGTGCACACCGCCCCGCCCGCCGCCATCACGAGCGCGAGCACCTGGAACTCCTTGCGCGAAAGAGCGACGGATTCACCCGCCACGGTGACCTCGTGGCGTCCCAGGTCGACCCGCACGTCGCCGGTCTCGAACACCTCGGTGGACGACGACCCCGGCGCCACCGGATCCGCTCCACGACGGCGCCGCACCGCGTGCACCCGCGCCACCAGCTCACCCACGTCATAGGGTTTGACCAGGTAGTCGTCGGCTCCGGCGTGCAGGCCGAGGATCCGGTCGTCGATCTCACCCCGCGCCGACACCACGATGATCGCCACGTCCGACGCCGCCCTGATAGCCCGGCACAGCGTCACCCCGTCCATGTCGGGCAGGCCCAGGTCGAGCAGCACCACGTCGACGCCCGCGAGACGGTCGAGCGTGCCGCGGCCGGTGGCCTGCCGGTCCACGTGGAAACCCCGTCTGGTCAGGGCTGGGACCAGTGCCTCCGCGACCCGGTCGTCGTCTTCGACCAGCAGCACGCGCACTTTCGCTACCTCCCGGGCAACCGATGTCTGCCTGTGACAGAGTTGAGACCCTAAGTCTTGCTCAATGTCCTGGACTGGTGTGGTGGCGGACACCTAGGTTTCCGCCAACGCCGACGACCCCTCATGGAGGACTGGATGACTGCCGCCTCTGCCCCGCCGATGATTCGTGTGGCGGGTGTGGACAAGTTCTTCGGCCCGTTGCACGTGCTCAAGAACGTGCAGCTGGAGGTGCCGAAGGGGCAGGTCGTGGTCGTGCTCGGGCCGTCGGGTTCCGGCAAGTCGACCCTGTGCAGGACCATCAACCGCCTCGAACCGATCGACTCGGGTGTCATCGAGGTGGACGGGCAGCCCCTTCCGGCGGAAGGGAAGGAACTGGCTCGCCTGCGCGCCGACGTCGGCATGGTGTTCCAGTCCTTCAACCTCTTCGCGCACAAGACCATCATCGAGAACGTGATGCTCGCGCCGGTGAAGGTGCGCAAGACGCCTGCCGCGGAAGCGCGCAAGACCGCGATGGAGCTGCTCGAGCGGGTCGGCATCGCCAACCAGGCCGACAAGTTCCCCGCACAGCTCTCCGGTGGCCAGCAGCAGCGCGCGGCGATCGCCCGCGCGCTCGCGATGAGGCCCAAGGTGATGCTGTTCGACGAGCCGACCTCCGCACTGGACCCGGAGATGGTCCAGGAGGTCCTCGACGTGATGACCGGCCTCGCGAAGGACGGCATGACCATGCTCGTGGTCACCCACGAGATGGGCTTCGCCCGCAAGGCCGCGGACCGGGTGATCTTCATGTCCGACGGTGAAGTCGTCGAGGATTCCACCCCGGAAGAGTTCTTCTCGGCCCCGAAGTCCAACCGCGCGAAGGACTTCCTTGGCAAGATCCTGACTCACTAGTAGTCAGCTCACTTTCGAACGAATGGCAGGAGAAGGACGATGAGGGTTCGCGCCCTTACGGCGGTACTGCTGGCGGGCGGCCTCGCCCTGACCGCGTGTGGCAAGGAAGGCACGGGCACCGAGACGGGGGCGCCCGCCGGCGTCTTCGAGGTGGCCAAGGACGTCAAGGTCGACGGTTCGCCGACGTTCGAGAAGATCAAGTCGCGCGGCTCGCTGGTCGTCGGCGTCAAGGAGGACCAGCCGGGTCTGGGCTTCAAGGACCCGACGACCAACAAGTACACCGGCTTCGACATCGACATGGCGAAGCTGATCGCGGCGCAGCTGGGCTTCGACCCCGAGACGAAGATCCAGTTCAAGACGATCCAGTCCGCCGCCCGCGAGCAGGCGATCATCAACGGCGACATCGACTACTACGTCGGTACGTACTCGATCACCGCCGCCCGCAAGGAGAAGGTGTCCTTCGCCGGCCCGTACTACGTCGCCGGCCAGGACCTGCTGGTGAAGAAGGACAACACCGCCATCACCGGCCCGGACACCATCAAGGACAAGAAGGTCTGCTCGGTCACGGGCGCGACGCCGGCCAAGAAGCTGCGCGACGACAAGCTGGTCCAGCCCGACTCCAACGTGGTCGAGCTGCAGAGCTACTCGCTGTGCGTCACCAAGCTGCACGACGGTGAGGTCGACGCGGTCAGCACCGACGACGCGATCCTCAAGGGCTACGCGGCCGCCGAGCCGGACAAGCTGAAGGTCGTCGGCAAGACGTTCTCCACGGAGAAGTACGGCATCGGTCTCGCCAAGGACGACAAGGCGCTCCGGGACAAGATCAACGAGGTCCTCGAGAAGTCGCTGACCGACGGCAAGTGGGACGACATCTACAAGAACACGCTGGGCAAGTCGGGTGCGGAGGGCAAGCACCCGACGCTCGAGAAGTACTGACGTTCCTCTGTGGCCGGTGGACTCGCGCGGCGGGTCCACCGGCCGTTCCATTGACGACGGACGACGGCAAGGAAATCGATGGGCGTCCTCACCCGCAATCTCGACCTCTTCGTGGCTCACTTCGGGGAAACGCTGCGGCTGTTCGCGTTCTCCGCGGTGATCTCACTGCTGGCCGGTGTCTTCCTGGCCATGCTGCGCGTCAGCCCCGTCCCCGTGTTCCGCGGGGTGGGCACGCTCTACGTCACGGTGGTGCGCAACACGCCGCTGACCCTGGTGTTCGTGTTCTTCGTGTTCGCGTACCCCTACCTGGAGATCATCAAGTTCGAGTTCTTCACCGCCGCCGTCGTGGCGCTGTCGATCTACACGTCGGCGTTCGTGTGCGAGGTCGTCCGCTCGGGCATCAACACGGTGCCGGTCGGCCAGGCCGAGGCGTCGCGGGCGCTCGGCCTGACGTTCACCCAGATGCTCGGCAGCATCGTGCTGCCGCAGGCGATGCGGTCGGTCGTCCCGCCGATGGTGAGCACGTTCATCGCCCTGCTGAAGAACACCACCGTCGCGGCGGGCTTCTCGGTCAGAGAAGCGGGTGCGATCCGCGACGCGCTGTCGGAGGCTGGTGAGAGCACGCTGGTCGGCATGCTGTGGGTCGCCGGCATCTTCGTCCTGCTGGTGATGCCGCTGACGTTCCTGCAGCGGGTTCTGGAAAAGCGCTGGAGCGTGGCCCGATGAGCAGCACCGTCCTCTTCGACGTCCCCGGCCCGCGGGCCAGGGTCCGCCACCGGTTGCTCGCCGTCGTCGGTGTCGCCGCGATCGCCGCACTGGTCGGCTACGTGGTGTGGCGCTTCATCGACACCGGCCAGTTCGAGGGCCGCAAGTGGAGCTGGATCGAGTACAAGCAGATCCAGATCTCCCTGGCCGAGGCCCTCGGCCGCACGCTCAGCGCGTTCGCGGTCGGCGCGGTGCTCGCGCTCACGTTCGGTGCGATCTTCGCCGCGGCACGCCTCTCCGACCACCGGTGGGTCAGCGCTCCCGCCGCCGTGGTCGTGGAGCTGTTCCGCGCGATCCCGCTGGTCATCATGATGTTCTTCTTCTACTACGGCCTGCCGGCGACGGGCATCAAGCTCTCCGCCTTCACCGCCGTCGTGCTGAGCCTCATGCTGTACAACGGCTCGGTGCTCGCCGAGGTGTTCCGCGCGGGCATCAACTCGCTGCCCAAGGGCCAGAGCGAGGCCGCGTACGCGCTGGGCATGCGCAAGACCCAGGTGATGGTGCTCGTGCTGCTGCCGCAGGCGTTGCGGGCGATGATGCCGACCATCATCAGCCAGCTCGTCGTGCTGTTGAAGGACACCGCGCTCGGCTTCCTCATCACCTTCGAGGAGCTGCTGTACTGGGGCCGCCAGATCGGTGGTCAGCTGCAGTTCGGCCGTCCGCTGATCCCGACCATGATCGTGGTCGCGGCCATCTACATCGGACTGTGCCTGTTGCTGACGTGGTTCGCGAACTACCTGGAGAAGCGCAACCGCCGCAACAAGAAGGTCATCGCGCTGGAGAACAAGGACGCCGAGATGGTCGTGCTCACGAACGACCACCAGGCTTGACGCCGGGCTGAACCGGAACGGGGCGCGTCCACTTCGGACGCGCCCCGTTCTCGTTCCCCAGTCAGGAGTGGACGTTCCAGTCCACGATGCCGTGCCACAGACCGCTCGCCGGACCGGAGACGGCGAGGCAGAACCGCGTACCGGCCCGGAAGCCACCGCCGATGCGGCGGCGGGTGCGGTCACCCGCGGGGAACAGCACGGGCACACCGCCGACCCCGCGGTCGTCGCACCGGTACCACCAGACCGCCAGGTCGACCGGGCTCGCCGTGATCCGCAGGTGGACGCCGGACCCGGCCGCGGTGATCGTGCGGACGACGCGGTCCCACGTGACGCCCGCGCTCACCACGCCGGAGACGTTGGCGGACGACGCGGTCGGGGCGGTGACGAGGAGCTGGGCCATGACTTCGGAACGTAGTCAGGTCAGCGGAACTCGGTCGTCTCACGACGAGTGGATCCCCCGTCAACTTTCGCGGTATGCCGCCGGGGTGACGCCGGGTGGCGGACGTGCTCGCGTTCTACACCGTTGCCGCGCAACACCCACCGCGCATCACGGCGTTCAGCGCCCTCCTGCTCGCTGTTGTGCTGCTGCACAGTGGTCTCGTGGTGCCGGACCTGCCGGCGTCCGTGGTGTGGGCTCAGGCGCTCGTCGTGCCCGGTGCGGCGTGGGCGCTGGGTGACGTCTCACGCAAGCTCGCCGCCGCACGGGACGAGCTGCGCGCGCGTCAGGAAGAACGCACCGCACGTGCCGTGACCGTCGAACGGCTGCGCATCGCCCGCGAGCTGCACGACGTCGTGGCGCATCACCTGTCGGTGATCTCCATGCAGGCCGGGCTGGCCGGCTACGTGTTCGACAGCGACCCGGCCACGGCGCGCACCGCCGTGGCGACGATCGGTGCGACCAGCCGTGAGACGTTGCAGGAGATGCGTAGGCTGCTCGCCCTGCTGCGGTCCACGCCGGACACTCCGGCGCCCGTGCTCGCCGACCTCGCGACGCTGGTGGCACGGTTGCACGGCAGCGGGGCCGAGGTGTCGCTCGAGCTGTCCGGGGAGCTCGACGACCTGCCGTCCAGGTTGCAGCTCGCGGTGTTCCGGGTGGTGCAGGAGGCGTTGACGAACGTCGTGAAGCACGTCGGGCCGTGCGTGGTCGAGGTGGTGGTGTGCCGTTCGGCCACTCGGCTGACCACGACGGTGACGAACTCACCACCGTTGGTAGCAATCGCGCCGGTGGACCCCGGTCATGGCTTGATCGGGATGCGGGAACGCGCCAGGATCTACCACGGCACGTTGACGACCGGTTCCCTGCAGGACGGGGGCTATCGGGTGGAGCTGGTCGTGCCTCTTGGGGGAACTACCGCGGTGACGTCACATGGTTAAGGGGCGTTGTGACGCGCGTGCTCGTAGTCGACGACCAGCCGCTGTTCCGCGCGGGACTGGTCGCCTTGTTGAACGCCGCACCGGGCATGACGGTCGTCGGCGAGGCCGCTGACGGCGAGAGCGCCGTGTGCCTGGTCGAGTCGTCGGCGCCGGACGTGGTGCTGATGGACATCCGCATGCCCAGGATGACCGGGATGGCGGCGTTGGAACGCATCGTCGCGTCCGGGTCGCCGGCGCGGGTGCTGGTCCTGACCACGTTCGACCTCGACGAGTACGTCTACGAGGCGCTGCGGCTGGGTGCCGCCGGGTTCGTGCTCAAGGAGTCCGAACCGGCCAGGCTGCTCGCCGCGATCACCGCCGTGGCGTCCGGGGAGATGCAGTTCAGCCCCACGGTGATGAGCCGGCTGGTGGCGGCCTACCTGCGCGACGACGTGGCCGCCGCACCGTGCGCCCCACCGGGTCTGGACGAGCTGACCGACCGCGAGCGCGAGGTGCTGCGGCTCGTCGGCACCGGCATCACCAACGCCGACATCGCCTCCCGGCTGACCGTCACCGAGGGCACGGTGAAGACGCACCTGAACCGCGTGATGACGAAGCTGCGGCTGACCAGCCGGGCGCAGGCGGTGGTGATGGCCTACGAGTCCGGGCTGGTCACGCCGCAGCTCGTCGCTAGGACCGCCTGAACAGCTTGTTGCCGAGCCAGACGATCGGGTCGTACTTGCGGTCGGCGACGCGTTCCTTCATCGGGATGAGCGCGTTGTCGGTGATGTGGATGTGCTCGGGGCACACCTCGCTGCAGCACTTGGTGATGTTGCAGAGCCCGAGGCCGTGCTCGTCCTGCGCCTGGTCGACGCGGTCCGCGGTGTCGAGCGGGTGCATCTCCAGCTCGGCCACGCGCATCAGGAACCGCGGCCCGGCGAACGCCTCCTTGTTCTCCTCGTGGTCACGCACGACGTGGCAGGTGTTCTGGCACAGGAAGCACTCGATGCACTTGCGGAACTCCTGCGAGCGCTCGACGTCCACCTGCTGCATCCGGTACTCGCCCGGCGCCAGGTCCTTCGGCGGCGCGAACGACGGCACCTCGCGCGCCTTGGTGTAGTTGAAGGACACGTCGGTCACGAGGTCGCGGATGATCGGGAACGTCCGCATCGGCGTGACGGTGATCGTCTCCGACTCCTGGAAGATCGACATCCGGGTCATGCACAGCAGCCGCGGCCGGCCGTTGATCTCCGCCGAGCACGACCCGCACTTGCCCGCCTTGCAGTTCCACCGCACCGCGAGGTCCGGCGCCTGCGTGGCCTGCAGCCGGTGGATGATGTCGAGGACGACCTCGCCCTCGTTGACCTCGACGGTGAAGTCCTCCAGGCCACCGCCGGTGTCGTCGCCGCGCCAGACGCGGAACTTCCCCTGGTAGCTCATGACAGCTCCTCGGCGGTGAGGTACTTCTCCAGCTCGGTGCGGTCGAACAGGTCGAGCAGGTCGGAGCGGATCGGGATCTGCGGTTTCTCCTCGACGGAGGCACCGTCGCCGTCCGCCTTGCACACCAGCAGCTTGCGCCGCCACTCCGCGTCCATCGAGGGGTGGTCGTCGCGGGTGTGCCCGCCGCGTGACTCGGTGCGCAGCAACGCCGCCTTCGCGACGCACTCCGACACCAGCAACATGTTCCTCAGGTCGAGCGCGAGGTGCCAGCCCGGGTTGAACTGCTGGTGGCCCTCGACGCTGAGCGACCGCGCCCGTTCCTTGAGCTTCTCCAGGCGCTGCAAGGCCTCTTCCATCTCGCCCGCGCGCCGGATGATGCCGACGAGGTCGTTCATCGACTGCTGCAGCTCCATGTGCAGCGTGTACGGGTTCTCGCCGCCCTCCTGCTGGAACGGCTTGAGCGCGGTGGCCCGTGCTTCGGTGACGGTCTCCTCGGCGACGGTGGGACGGTCGCCCAGCGAGCGCACGTACTCCGACGCGCCCGCGCCGGCCCTGCGCCCGAACACCAGCAGGTCCGACAACGAGTTGCCGCCCAGCCGGTTGGAGCCGTGCATGCCACCGGAGACCTCACCGGCCGCGAAAAGGCCTGGCACGGCGGAGGATCCGGTGTCCGGGTCGACCTCGACGCCGCCCATCACGTAGTGGCAGGTCGGGCCGACCTCCATCGGCTGCGCGGTGATGTCGACGTCGGCCAGCTCCTTGAACTGGTGGTGCATCGACGGCAGCCGGCGGCGGATCTCCTCGGCGGGCAGCCGCGTCGACACGTCGAGGAAGACGCCGCCGTGGGGTGACCCGCGCCCGGCCTTGACCTCGGAGTTGATCGCGCGGGCGACCTCGTCGCGCGGCAGCAGCTCCGGTGGGCGCCGGTTGTTCGCCTGGTCGGTGTACCAGCGGTCGGCTTCCTCCTCGTTGTCGGCGTACTTGTCCTTGAACACCTCGGGGATGTAGTCGAACATGAACCGCTTGCCGTCGGAGTTGCGCAGCACACCACCGTCACCGCGCACGGACTCGGTGACGAGGATGCCCTTCACCGACGGCGGCCAGACCATCCCGGTGGGGTGGAACTGGATGAACTCCATGTTGATCAGCGAGGCACCGGCGCGCATCGCGAGCGCGTGGCCGTCGCCGGTGTACTCCCAGGAGTTCGAGGTGACCTTGAACGACTTGCCGATGCCACCGGTCGCGAGGATCACCGCCGGTGCCTCGAAGAGCACGAACCGGCCGGACTCGCGCCAGTAGCCGAACGCGCCGGCGATGCGGTCCCCGTCCTTGGCGAGCTCGGTGACGGTGAACTCCTGGAACACCCGCAGGCGTTCCTCGTAGTCGCCGAACTCCTTGAAGTCGTCCTGCTGCAACGACACGATCTTCTGCTGCAGCGTGCGGATCAGCTCGAGGCCGGTGCGGTCACCGACGTGCGCGAGGCGCGGGTACTCGTGACCACCGAAGTTGCGCTGCGAGATCCGGCCGTCCTTGGTGCGGTCGAACAGCGCGCCGTAGGTCTCCAGCTCCCAGACCCGTTGCGGCGCTTCCTGTGCGTGCAGCTCGGCCATGCGCCAGTTGTTGAGGAACTTGCCGCCGCGCATGGTGTCGCGGAAGTGCACCTGCCAGTTGTCGCTCTCGTTCGCGTTGCCCATGGCGGCGGCGATCCCGCCCTCGGCCATGACGGTGTGGGCCTTGCCGAACAACGACTTGCAGAGAACGGCGGTGCGCAGGCCGTGCTCACGGGCCTCGATCGCGGCACGCAGACCGGCACCACCCGCGCCGATCACGAGAACGTCGAACGAATGCCTTTCCAGCTCGGGCAAAACCACTCCTTAGTTGATGAAGCGGAGGTCGGAGATCGTTCCCGAGGCGACCAGCGCGACATAGAGGTCGGTGAGGCAGACGAAGATCAGCGAGGCCCACGCGAGCTGCATGTGCCGGTTGTTGAGCTTCGAGATCTGCGTCCACGTCCAGTACCGGACCGGGTGCTTGGAGAAGTGCTTGAGGCGGCCGCCCGCGATGTGGCGGCACGAGTGGCACGACAGCGTGTACGCGGCGAGCAGGCCCACGTTCACGAGCAGGATGAGGTTGCCCAGGCCGACACCGGTGCCGAACGCGAGCAGCGCGTCGTAGATGTTGATCAGCAGCAGGAGCGAGGCCGCGTAGAAGAAGTAGCGGTGCAGGTTCTGCGCGATCAGCGGGAACCGGGTCTCGCCGGTGTACTTCGAGTGCGGCTCGGCCACGGCGCAGGCGGGCGGGGACGCCCAGGCGGCGCGGTAGTAGGCCTTGCGGTAGTAGTAGCAGGTGATCCGGAAGCCCAGCAGGAACGGGATGATCAGCAGCGGCGGGGTCAGGAAGCCGGGCAGCGCCGGGAACCACTGGCCGAAGTGCGATGCCGCGGGGACGCACTCCTCGGTGAGACACGGCGAGTACATCGGTGTGAGGTAGTGGTACTGGTCGACCCAGTAGTAGTCCCCCTGGAACGTGCGGAACGCCGCGTAGATCGAGATGAGCAGCAGCCCGACGAATGTCGTCAAGGGCGGCAACCACCATCGGTCCGTGCGCAGAGTCCTGGCGGCGATCTCTGCCCTCGCCATTGCTCACCTTTCTGGGGGTCCACGCCGTTGTGGAGGAACGACCACGGCCCCCGCGTCAGGCGGGGGCCGTGTGATCAGCCGGTGATCAGGTCCGGTGGCGGTAGCCACCGAGTCCTTCGTCGTCCGCGTCCTTCCACAACGACTCGTCGTAGGGCGTGTCCGGCACGACCACGACCTCGCGCTCCACTCGGGGTGCTTCGCGCTGCCGCGGCGTGCTCAGGTCGACGAGCTCGGTGGCGTCGATGTCCATGCGTTCTACGTCGTTGGCGAGCCGCTGCACCGCGGCCACATCGCCGTACTTGGCGCGCAACGAGCTGACGCAGTGCCTCATCTGACCGATGACCCGGCGCAGTTCGACGATCTCCGTGGACGTCATGGGACACCTCCGTTCCAAGGTCGTGCCCCGCACTCTGCCCAATCT from Lentzea guizhouensis harbors:
- a CDS encoding sensor histidine kinase — translated: MRSRLLGVVLALIVLVLVGLGVPLGRGVAAGEQQEMFLDRLTDTSRFASLAQGPLIDDRPHLMLPELQRYDEIYGIGVAVVGRDAPTVPLVASRTNLALGDPAVQELIGKALAGRLPVAPPLFTPWSDTQVVLAEPVLVDGEVRGAVITFSPTSKTRFEILAWWGLLLAASLLVLALAVLLALPVVRWTLRPVQALDDATGKLLAAVVAGRPVPPVGAESGPPELRQLSRSFDQMAANVSDVLAAQRAFIADASHQLRNPLTALKLRLSNLEGHVDAEAEVHQVEALSETDRLNRILDELLAMARTESSSVDPVPVDVDKSVAARLSAWQAAAAAKEVHLVLDGQRVGMALAPPRGIETVLDALLDNALKFTPEGTLVIVDVRRDGDVVRLSVADHGPGLQPDELDRATDRFWRSPAHQNVPGSGLGLSIVRLVVERVDGSVRLESPEDGGLKVVIELPAV
- a CDS encoding response regulator transcription factor, which produces MRVLLVEDDDRVAEALVPALTRRGFHVDRQATGRGTLDRLAGVDVVLLDLGLPDMDGVTLCRAIRAASDVAIIVVSARGEIDDRILGLHAGADDYLVKPYDVGELVARVHAVRRRRGADPVAPGSSSTEVFETGDVRVDLGRHEVTVAGESVALSRKEFQVLALVMAAGGAVCTRERILAEVWGRTWSGANRTLDVHVATLRTKLGRPALLETVRGVGYRLGQVS
- a CDS encoding amino acid ABC transporter ATP-binding protein, giving the protein MIRVAGVDKFFGPLHVLKNVQLEVPKGQVVVVLGPSGSGKSTLCRTINRLEPIDSGVIEVDGQPLPAEGKELARLRADVGMVFQSFNLFAHKTIIENVMLAPVKVRKTPAAEARKTAMELLERVGIANQADKFPAQLSGGQQQRAAIARALAMRPKVMLFDEPTSALDPEMVQEVLDVMTGLAKDGMTMLVVTHEMGFARKAADRVIFMSDGEVVEDSTPEEFFSAPKSNRAKDFLGKILTH
- a CDS encoding glutamate ABC transporter substrate-binding protein, whose amino-acid sequence is MRVRALTAVLLAGGLALTACGKEGTGTETGAPAGVFEVAKDVKVDGSPTFEKIKSRGSLVVGVKEDQPGLGFKDPTTNKYTGFDIDMAKLIAAQLGFDPETKIQFKTIQSAAREQAIINGDIDYYVGTYSITAARKEKVSFAGPYYVAGQDLLVKKDNTAITGPDTIKDKKVCSVTGATPAKKLRDDKLVQPDSNVVELQSYSLCVTKLHDGEVDAVSTDDAILKGYAAAEPDKLKVVGKTFSTEKYGIGLAKDDKALRDKINEVLEKSLTDGKWDDIYKNTLGKSGAEGKHPTLEKY
- a CDS encoding amino acid ABC transporter permease — encoded protein: MGVLTRNLDLFVAHFGETLRLFAFSAVISLLAGVFLAMLRVSPVPVFRGVGTLYVTVVRNTPLTLVFVFFVFAYPYLEIIKFEFFTAAVVALSIYTSAFVCEVVRSGINTVPVGQAEASRALGLTFTQMLGSIVLPQAMRSVVPPMVSTFIALLKNTTVAAGFSVREAGAIRDALSEAGESTLVGMLWVAGIFVLLVMPLTFLQRVLEKRWSVAR
- a CDS encoding amino acid ABC transporter permease — encoded protein: MSSTVLFDVPGPRARVRHRLLAVVGVAAIAALVGYVVWRFIDTGQFEGRKWSWIEYKQIQISLAEALGRTLSAFAVGAVLALTFGAIFAAARLSDHRWVSAPAAVVVELFRAIPLVIMMFFFYYGLPATGIKLSAFTAVVLSLMLYNGSVLAEVFRAGINSLPKGQSEAAYALGMRKTQVMVLVLLPQALRAMMPTIISQLVVLLKDTALGFLITFEELLYWGRQIGGQLQFGRPLIPTMIVVAAIYIGLCLLLTWFANYLEKRNRRNKKVIALENKDAEMVVLTNDHQA
- a CDS encoding sensor histidine kinase; protein product: MADVLAFYTVAAQHPPRITAFSALLLAVVLLHSGLVVPDLPASVVWAQALVVPGAAWALGDVSRKLAAARDELRARQEERTARAVTVERLRIARELHDVVAHHLSVISMQAGLAGYVFDSDPATARTAVATIGATSRETLQEMRRLLALLRSTPDTPAPVLADLATLVARLHGSGAEVSLELSGELDDLPSRLQLAVFRVVQEALTNVVKHVGPCVVEVVVCRSATRLTTTVTNSPPLVAIAPVDPGHGLIGMRERARIYHGTLTTGSLQDGGYRVELVVPLGGTTAVTSHG
- a CDS encoding response regulator is translated as MLVVDDQPLFRAGLVALLNAAPGMTVVGEAADGESAVCLVESSAPDVVLMDIRMPRMTGMAALERIVASGSPARVLVLTTFDLDEYVYEALRLGAAGFVLKESEPARLLAAITAVASGEMQFSPTVMSRLVAAYLRDDVAAAPCAPPGLDELTDREREVLRLVGTGITNADIASRLTVTEGTVKTHLNRVMTKLRLTSRAQAVVMAYESGLVTPQLVARTA
- a CDS encoding succinate dehydrogenase/fumarate reductase iron-sulfur subunit gives rise to the protein MSYQGKFRVWRGDDTGGGLEDFTVEVNEGEVVLDIIHRLQATQAPDLAVRWNCKAGKCGSCSAEINGRPRLLCMTRMSIFQESETITVTPMRTFPIIRDLVTDVSFNYTKAREVPSFAPPKDLAPGEYRMQQVDVERSQEFRKCIECFLCQNTCHVVRDHEENKEAFAGPRFLMRVAELEMHPLDTADRVDQAQDEHGLGLCNITKCCSEVCPEHIHITDNALIPMKERVADRKYDPIVWLGNKLFRRS
- a CDS encoding fumarate reductase/succinate dehydrogenase flavoprotein subunit, which translates into the protein MPELERHSFDVLVIGAGGAGLRAAIEAREHGLRTAVLCKSLFGKAHTVMAEGGIAAAMGNANESDNWQVHFRDTMRGGKFLNNWRMAELHAQEAPQRVWELETYGALFDRTKDGRISQRNFGGHEYPRLAHVGDRTGLELIRTLQQKIVSLQQDDFKEFGDYEERLRVFQEFTVTELAKDGDRIAGAFGYWRESGRFVLFEAPAVILATGGIGKSFKVTSNSWEYTGDGHALAMRAGASLINMEFIQFHPTGMVWPPSVKGILVTESVRGDGGVLRNSDGKRFMFDYIPEVFKDKYADNEEEADRWYTDQANNRRPPELLPRDEVARAINSEVKAGRGSPHGGVFLDVSTRLPAEEIRRRLPSMHHQFKELADVDITAQPMEVGPTCHYVMGGVEVDPDTGSSAVPGLFAAGEVSGGMHGSNRLGGNSLSDLLVFGRRAGAGASEYVRSLGDRPTVAEETVTEARATALKPFQQEGGENPYTLHMELQQSMNDLVGIIRRAGEMEEALQRLEKLKERARSLSVEGHQQFNPGWHLALDLRNMLLVSECVAKAALLRTESRGGHTRDDHPSMDAEWRRKLLVCKADGDGASVEEKPQIPIRSDLLDLFDRTELEKYLTAEELS